The proteins below are encoded in one region of Paraburkholderia phenazinium:
- a CDS encoding NAD-dependent malic enzyme, whose amino-acid sequence MPQVSTTEADAASLDTSRSGYELLADPLLNKGTAFSEAERDSFDLHGLLPPTIGTLEEQVSRRLQVLRAFATDLERYAFLRDLQDTNETLFFALLVQNLEEMLPVVYTPTVGAGCQQFSRLFRKPRGLFLSMPHKNRIEEILAHPRFDKVEAIVVTDGERILGLGDQGAGGMGIPIGKLALYTGCGGLHPATTLPIMLDVGTDNPDCLNDPLYIGWRHERVRGEEYDDFIEAFVSAVAKRWPHVLLQWEDFAKNNATRMLERYRDRLCTFNDDVQGTAAVATGTLLAAVNVTGVPLTEQRIAVMGAGSAGCGIASLIRKAMTDAGLSDSEAGKRFFMVDRDGLLVEGMDGIASFQQPFLQDKAAIADWKLDHPDRIALLDVVRNAKPTVLIGVSGQAGAFSEPVVRAMAEINKRPVIFPLSNPTSRAEATPDDLQAWTDGRAVIGTGSPFPPIERNGAKFKVDQTNNSYIFPGVGLGAIAVKASRVSDQMFMAAAKALAAASPARNDPNKNLLPPVTSLREVSITVALAVALQAHKEGLTQGVETDQIDGLIRNKVWTPHYVPYNRIDGSTP is encoded by the coding sequence GCACCCTCGAAGAGCAGGTGTCGCGACGTCTGCAGGTGTTGCGTGCATTTGCGACGGACCTTGAGCGCTACGCGTTCCTGCGCGATCTGCAGGATACCAACGAAACGCTGTTTTTCGCGTTGCTGGTGCAGAACCTCGAAGAGATGTTGCCCGTCGTTTACACGCCGACGGTCGGCGCCGGTTGCCAGCAATTCAGCCGTCTGTTCCGCAAGCCTCGTGGCCTGTTTTTGAGCATGCCGCACAAGAACCGCATCGAGGAGATCCTTGCCCACCCGCGCTTCGACAAGGTCGAGGCCATCGTCGTAACGGATGGCGAGCGCATTCTCGGTCTCGGCGATCAGGGCGCGGGCGGGATGGGCATCCCGATCGGCAAACTGGCGCTCTATACCGGCTGCGGCGGTCTTCATCCTGCGACGACGCTGCCCATCATGCTCGACGTCGGCACGGACAATCCCGACTGCCTGAATGATCCGCTGTACATCGGCTGGCGTCACGAGCGCGTCCGCGGTGAGGAGTACGATGATTTTATCGAGGCCTTCGTGAGCGCCGTTGCAAAGCGCTGGCCGCATGTGCTGCTGCAATGGGAAGACTTCGCGAAGAACAACGCGACGCGCATGCTCGAACGCTACCGCGATCGTCTGTGTACGTTCAATGACGACGTGCAGGGCACGGCGGCAGTGGCGACCGGCACACTGCTCGCGGCGGTCAATGTCACCGGCGTGCCGTTGACGGAGCAACGCATTGCCGTGATGGGCGCGGGCTCGGCCGGTTGCGGCATTGCGAGTCTGATCCGCAAGGCGATGACCGATGCCGGCCTGTCGGATAGCGAGGCCGGCAAACGCTTTTTCATGGTCGATCGCGATGGCCTGCTGGTTGAAGGCATGGACGGCATCGCGTCGTTCCAGCAACCGTTTCTGCAGGACAAGGCGGCGATTGCCGACTGGAAGCTCGATCATCCGGACCGCATCGCCTTGCTCGACGTGGTGCGCAACGCGAAGCCGACGGTGCTGATCGGCGTGTCGGGGCAGGCCGGGGCGTTCTCCGAACCGGTGGTCCGGGCGATGGCCGAAATCAACAAGCGTCCCGTGATCTTTCCGCTCTCGAATCCCACCTCGCGCGCGGAAGCGACACCGGATGATCTGCAGGCCTGGACCGATGGCCGGGCCGTTATCGGCACGGGCAGTCCGTTCCCGCCGATCGAGCGCAATGGCGCCAAGTTCAAGGTGGATCAGACCAACAACTCCTATATCTTCCCGGGCGTCGGTCTGGGCGCTATCGCGGTCAAGGCTTCGCGTGTGAGCGACCAGATGTTCATGGCGGCGGCGAAAGCGCTCGCCGCGGCGTCGCCGGCCCGTAACGATCCCAACAAAAACCTGCTGCCGCCGGTGACCTCTTTGCGTGAAGTGTCGATCACGGTTGCGCTTGCAGTGGCGCTACAGGCGCACAAGGAAGGGCTGACCCAGGGCGTCGAAACGGATCAGATAGACGGTCTGATCCGTAACAAGGTATGGACACCTCACTACGTGCCTTATAACCGTATCGACGGCAGTACGCCGTAA
- a CDS encoding AEC family transporter — MVDTILNGLLPVAFVIMLGWLSARIRLLKHDDAGVLATLVIRFALPFALFEGAVKTSPEKLHNVGFALCLTLGLMGTYLIALAVGRFVFKHDLRTATMQALVCAFPDMAYFGAPILAAVFGPEGFLAVLVGNLITSIFMLPLTIVLTNLGGTGENEGQRPDILRIFGQSIARAVINPIVWLPISGMVLSFAHVTLPGPVLTSIDLIAKAAGGTSLFALGLMLYGERFKINANVLANLGIKNFLQPLIMALGAVLFGVVGAPAHQAVITGAVPTATAAAMFALKSNTYTADATSTILISTILGVLIEGLLIAYFF, encoded by the coding sequence GTGGTCGACACGATTCTCAATGGCTTGCTGCCGGTTGCATTTGTCATCATGCTCGGCTGGCTTTCGGCCCGGATCCGTCTGCTGAAGCATGACGATGCAGGCGTGCTGGCGACGCTGGTGATCCGCTTCGCGCTACCGTTCGCGCTGTTTGAAGGCGCCGTGAAGACATCGCCCGAAAAGCTGCACAACGTGGGTTTTGCGCTGTGTCTGACGCTAGGTTTGATGGGCACCTACCTGATCGCTCTTGCGGTGGGGCGCTTCGTATTCAAACACGACCTGCGTACGGCAACGATGCAGGCGCTGGTGTGCGCCTTCCCCGATATGGCGTATTTCGGCGCGCCGATTCTGGCCGCGGTGTTCGGGCCCGAAGGATTTCTGGCCGTGCTGGTCGGCAATCTCATCACCAGCATCTTCATGCTGCCGCTGACCATCGTCCTTACGAACCTCGGTGGCACTGGCGAGAATGAGGGTCAGCGGCCGGATATCCTGCGCATTTTTGGCCAGAGCATTGCGCGTGCGGTGATCAATCCGATCGTCTGGCTGCCGATCTCCGGCATGGTGCTCAGCTTCGCCCATGTCACGTTGCCCGGTCCCGTGCTCACGTCGATCGATCTGATCGCCAAGGCCGCGGGAGGCACCTCGCTCTTTGCGCTCGGACTGATGCTGTATGGCGAGCGCTTCAAGATTAACGCCAACGTCCTCGCCAATCTCGGCATCAAGAACTTCCTGCAGCCGTTGATCATGGCGCTCGGCGCGGTGCTGTTCGGCGTGGTCGGGGCGCCCGCGCACCAGGCCGTGATCACCGGCGCCGTGCCGACTGCTACCGCGGCCGCCATGTTCGCGCTCAAGAGCAATACGTATACGGCCGACGCCACTTCGACGATCCTGATCAGTACGATCCTGGGTGTCCTTATCGAAGGACTGCTGATCGCCTACTTCTTCTGA
- a CDS encoding fibronectin type III domain-containing protein, whose product MSNKNSPAAHLASDTASSTSRPADVLAAVSRRGFLKLAGASGLAGATGSFAATGKAATTNPDGTPEQIHLTWGSDPTSEVVVSWASLATASNPRVQFGAAGEAQQTVHGVQRIYTDGINGATVFTYHARLRGLKPANTYQYTVTADNDSNAAQPFTASFQTAPRGRTPFRWTTYGDLATPNTQWVLSYPQSRFAVQAVERFQPLFHLLNGDLCYANLNPTHQPDVWRDFGNNCQSSAANRPWMPCPGNHELEFNNGPQGLASYLTRYTLPENGTQFAGHWYSFRVSSVLFISLDADDVVYQDAAAFVAGPDPLVPVASTGHAPIEAGTSLYVRGYSKGIQTRWLEETLRHASEDHEIDWIVVQMHQDALTSSKTGNGSDKGIREAWLPLFDRYGVDLVVCGHDHDYERSYPVRGCNHNAGVDATTGAVVDTLQPRPVPQADPASTTFDTSHGTIHLILGGGGTSAPLDVYGEDNTNGLPQAKVFTKPNRPIPGTTANTFVRNPADALEDAIWSAQRDTGTGYGIAVFDHDPGEHGGTTTITMNYYHAPGADQAPTANYTLFETITLSKKRRA is encoded by the coding sequence ATGTCGAACAAGAACTCCCCCGCTGCCCATCTCGCTTCCGACACCGCTTCCAGCACGTCCCGCCCCGCCGATGTCCTCGCGGCCGTCTCGCGCCGTGGCTTCCTCAAGCTCGCAGGCGCTTCCGGACTGGCGGGCGCCACCGGCAGCTTCGCCGCTACGGGCAAGGCTGCCACGACGAATCCGGACGGCACACCCGAGCAGATTCATCTGACCTGGGGCAGCGATCCGACGAGTGAGGTGGTGGTCTCGTGGGCCTCGCTTGCCACGGCGTCCAACCCCCGGGTGCAGTTCGGCGCCGCAGGCGAGGCACAGCAAACCGTGCACGGCGTGCAACGCATTTATACGGATGGCATAAACGGCGCTACGGTGTTCACGTATCACGCCCGCCTGCGCGGCCTCAAGCCAGCGAACACTTATCAGTACACGGTCACGGCCGACAACGACAGCAACGCCGCACAACCGTTCACCGCGAGCTTCCAGACGGCGCCGCGCGGACGCACGCCGTTTCGCTGGACCACCTATGGGGATCTCGCCACACCCAACACCCAATGGGTGCTCTCGTATCCGCAGAGCCGTTTTGCCGTGCAGGCCGTCGAACGCTTTCAGCCACTGTTCCATCTGCTCAACGGCGATCTCTGCTACGCGAACCTGAATCCGACGCATCAACCCGACGTGTGGCGCGACTTCGGCAACAACTGCCAGAGCTCGGCGGCCAATCGTCCGTGGATGCCGTGTCCGGGCAATCACGAACTCGAATTCAATAACGGTCCGCAAGGTCTCGCGTCGTATCTGACGCGTTACACGTTGCCGGAGAACGGCACGCAGTTTGCCGGTCACTGGTACAGCTTTCGCGTGAGTTCGGTGCTGTTTATCTCGCTCGATGCTGACGACGTGGTCTATCAGGACGCAGCGGCCTTCGTGGCGGGTCCTGATCCGCTGGTGCCGGTGGCCAGCACAGGTCATGCGCCGATCGAAGCGGGCACGTCGCTCTACGTGCGTGGGTACAGCAAGGGTATCCAGACCCGTTGGCTCGAAGAGACGCTGCGTCATGCATCGGAAGATCACGAGATCGACTGGATCGTCGTGCAGATGCACCAGGACGCGCTGACTTCGTCGAAGACCGGCAATGGTTCCGACAAGGGCATTCGCGAGGCGTGGCTGCCGCTATTCGACCGTTACGGTGTCGACCTCGTGGTATGCGGGCATGACCACGACTACGAACGCAGCTATCCTGTGCGCGGCTGCAACCATAACGCCGGCGTGGATGCGACCACGGGCGCCGTGGTGGATACGCTGCAACCGCGTCCCGTGCCGCAGGCAGATCCGGCCAGCACTACTTTCGACACCAGCCATGGCACGATCCACCTGATCCTCGGCGGCGGCGGCACGAGCGCACCGCTCGATGTCTATGGCGAAGACAACACCAACGGTTTGCCACAAGCGAAGGTCTTCACCAAGCCAAACCGTCCCATCCCAGGCACGACTGCGAACACGTTCGTGCGCAACCCCGCCGATGCGCTGGAAGATGCGATCTGGTCAGCGCAACGCGACACGGGAACGGGTTATGGCATTGCCGTGTTCGATCACGATCCGGGCGAACACGGCGGCACGACGACCATCACGATGAACTACTATCACGCGCCGGGTGCGGATCAGGCGCCTACGGCCAACTACACGCTGTTCGAAACCATCACGCTGAGCAAGAAGCGGCGCGCTTAG
- a CDS encoding aldose epimerase family protein, whose protein sequence is MISHARFSTEPWGNVPGGDPVQLFTLRNAHGMKVSISDLGATLVSWHAPDRAGRLGDILLGHDTPAEYLASTTYMGGLIGRWANRIEAARFALDGIEYTLDRNEGNNLLHGGSTGFNRLCWEAAEDNGSLVMRLESPEGDAGFPGHVSVQVRYTLDDEGTLTIAYEAITDAPTPLNLTSHGYFNLTGQAAADVRGHVVSIDAEAFFEVDAQMIPTRRAEVAGNAFDFRQSAPIGARLDWPNTQLALAAGFDHCYVLPEVKDSTRPVREVARVYEPASGRELSVLTDQWGLQFYTGNHLEGEQGRGGHTYSKYAGLCLEAGGFPNQINMADNAQVVLRPGMEYRHVTQYRVGVRTGV, encoded by the coding sequence ATGATCAGTCACGCACGCTTCTCGACCGAACCCTGGGGCAATGTGCCCGGCGGCGACCCGGTCCAGCTCTTCACGCTGCGCAATGCGCATGGCATGAAGGTCAGTATCAGCGACCTGGGCGCGACCCTCGTGTCGTGGCATGCGCCGGACCGCGCCGGCCGGCTTGGCGATATCCTGCTCGGCCACGATACGCCCGCCGAGTACCTGGCCTCCACCACCTATATGGGCGGCCTGATCGGGCGCTGGGCCAACCGCATCGAGGCGGCACGCTTCGCGCTGGACGGCATCGAGTACACGCTCGACCGCAACGAGGGCAACAATCTGCTGCATGGCGGCAGTACCGGCTTCAATCGCCTGTGCTGGGAGGCGGCCGAGGACAACGGCTCGCTCGTCATGCGACTTGAATCGCCTGAGGGCGATGCGGGCTTTCCGGGCCACGTGAGCGTTCAGGTCCGCTACACGCTCGATGATGAGGGCACGTTGACGATTGCCTACGAAGCCATTACCGACGCGCCCACGCCGCTCAACCTGACGAGCCACGGCTATTTCAATCTGACCGGCCAAGCCGCCGCCGACGTCCGCGGCCATGTGGTCTCGATCGACGCCGAAGCTTTTTTCGAGGTCGACGCGCAGATGATTCCCACGCGCCGCGCAGAGGTTGCCGGCAATGCGTTCGATTTCCGCCAGAGCGCGCCGATCGGTGCGCGCCTGGATTGGCCGAATACCCAGCTCGCACTCGCAGCTGGCTTTGACCATTGTTACGTACTGCCTGAAGTCAAAGACAGCACGCGGCCCGTTCGTGAGGTGGCACGTGTCTACGAGCCCGCGAGCGGACGCGAGCTCAGCGTCCTGACCGATCAATGGGGCCTGCAGTTTTACACCGGCAATCACCTCGAAGGCGAGCAAGGCCGCGGCGGCCACACCTATTCGAAGTACGCCGGACTTTGCCTCGAAGCAGGCGGCTTTCCCAATCAGATCAATATGGCCGACAACGCACAGGTGGTGCTACGGCCCGGCATGGAATACCGCCATGTCACGCAATATCGCGTCGGCGTGCGCACCGGCGTCTAA
- a CDS encoding XylR family transcriptional regulator: MTRPQTPQRPHRIALLFNANKVYDRQIISGIGNYLLSTRVAWDLFLEEDFRCRLTGIERFDGDGIIADFDDPAVCEALRGCPLPVVAVGSSYEDETHYPPELPYIATDNTQLVSLAYTHLIGAGLPHFALYSLPQAPENRWAQQRELAFVSLRAAEGRSAEEIDDEIYRGLSTSAPSWNQAIEQLTGWLEKLPKPVGIIAVSDARARQLLQACLTAGIAVPEQVSIIGIDNDPLSRTLTRIPLSSVIQGTEEMGRTAAHLLHQMLHGARFPGRRIRVPPVGINVLESTRHQPLTSPYVMRARHFIRQYGCQGIRTEQVADYVGVSRSSLEEYFRRELQCTVHQEILRHKLDAAKAMLARRDASSAEVAIRCGFTSLQYMYAVFRRELGCTPREYQERTRSAAAPG; the protein is encoded by the coding sequence ATGACCCGCCCCCAGACGCCGCAAAGACCCCATCGGATCGCGCTGCTGTTCAACGCGAACAAGGTGTATGACCGCCAGATCATTAGCGGCATTGGCAATTACCTGCTCTCCACCCGCGTTGCGTGGGACCTGTTTCTCGAAGAAGACTTTCGCTGCCGGCTGACAGGCATCGAGCGCTTCGACGGCGACGGCATCATCGCGGACTTCGACGACCCCGCAGTCTGCGAAGCGCTGCGCGGCTGCCCGCTGCCGGTGGTGGCGGTCGGTTCGTCGTACGAGGACGAGACGCACTACCCGCCCGAGCTGCCCTACATCGCGACGGATAACACCCAGCTCGTCTCGCTCGCCTATACCCATCTGATCGGTGCGGGCTTGCCGCACTTCGCGCTCTATAGCCTGCCGCAGGCACCGGAGAACCGCTGGGCGCAGCAGCGCGAGCTGGCCTTCGTCAGCCTGCGCGCCGCCGAAGGCCGCAGCGCCGAGGAGATCGACGACGAGATCTACCGTGGCCTGTCCACCAGCGCACCGTCGTGGAACCAGGCCATCGAACAGCTCACGGGCTGGCTCGAAAAACTGCCCAAACCGGTCGGCATCATCGCGGTCAGCGACGCCCGCGCACGGCAACTGCTGCAAGCCTGCCTGACCGCCGGGATAGCCGTGCCCGAACAGGTCTCGATCATCGGCATCGACAACGATCCGCTGAGCCGCACTCTCACACGCATTCCGCTGTCGTCCGTGATTCAGGGCACCGAGGAAATGGGTCGCACTGCCGCTCACCTGCTGCATCAGATGCTGCACGGCGCGCGCTTTCCGGGCCGGCGCATCCGCGTGCCGCCGGTCGGTATCAACGTGCTCGAATCGACCCGTCACCAGCCGCTTACGAGCCCTTATGTGATGCGCGCGCGGCACTTTATCCGCCAGTACGGTTGCCAGGGTATCCGCACCGAACAGGTGGCCGATTACGTCGGCGTGTCGCGCTCGTCGCTCGAAGAATATTTTCGGCGCGAATTGCAATGTACAGTGCATCAGGAGATCCTGCGTCACAAGCTCGATGCCGCCAAGGCGATGCTTGCGAGACGCGACGCCTCGAGCGCGGAGGTTGCGATCCGTTGCGGCTTTACGTCCTTGCAGTACATGTATGCGGTGTTTCGCCGTGAGCTCGGCTGCACGCCGCGGGAATATCAGGAACGTACCAGGTCCGCGGCTGCACCCGGCTAG
- the xylA gene encoding xylose isomerase: MSYFEHIPAVRYEGPQSDNPLAFHHYDRTKRVLGKTLEEHLRIAVCYWHTFVWPGVDIFGQGTFVRPWQQPGDAMERAHRKADAAFEFFSKLGTPYYTFHDTDVAPEGASIKEYSENFTRISDYLARKQQDTGVKLLWGTANLFSHPRYAGGAATSPNPDVFAFAATQVRHALDATQRLGGENYVLWGGREGYDTLLNTDLVRERDQFARFLNMVVEHKHKIGFKGTLLIEPKPQEPTKHQYDYDVAAVHGFLTQYGLQNEIRVNIEANHATLAGHSFHHEIATAFALGIFGSVDANRGDPQNGWDTDQFPNSVEELTLALYEILRHGGFSTGGMNFDSKVRRQSVDAEDLFFGHIGAIDNLALAVERAAVLIQNDRLEKFKRERYAGWETEFGRKILSGGYSLSELAGDAVGRGVNPQHASGQQERLENIVNQAVYGLR; encoded by the coding sequence ATGTCCTACTTCGAACACATTCCCGCCGTTCGCTACGAAGGTCCGCAATCGGACAATCCGCTCGCTTTCCATCACTACGACCGCACTAAACGTGTGCTCGGCAAGACGCTCGAAGAGCATCTGCGCATTGCCGTGTGCTACTGGCATACGTTCGTATGGCCGGGTGTCGATATCTTCGGGCAGGGCACCTTCGTGCGTCCGTGGCAGCAGCCCGGCGACGCCATGGAGCGCGCGCATCGGAAGGCCGACGCCGCGTTCGAATTCTTCTCGAAGCTCGGTACCCCTTACTATACATTCCACGATACCGACGTGGCTCCGGAAGGCGCGAGCATCAAGGAGTACAGCGAGAATTTCACGCGCATCAGCGACTATCTGGCGCGCAAGCAGCAGGATACCGGCGTCAAGCTTCTGTGGGGCACGGCCAACCTGTTCTCACATCCGCGCTATGCGGGCGGCGCGGCAACCAGCCCGAACCCCGATGTGTTTGCGTTTGCCGCCACCCAGGTACGCCATGCGCTCGACGCCACGCAACGGCTCGGCGGAGAGAACTATGTGCTGTGGGGCGGCCGCGAAGGCTACGACACGCTACTCAATACCGACCTGGTGCGCGAGCGCGATCAGTTTGCGCGGTTTCTCAACATGGTGGTCGAGCATAAGCACAAGATCGGCTTCAAGGGTACGCTGCTCATCGAGCCGAAACCGCAGGAGCCGACCAAGCATCAATACGATTACGACGTCGCCGCCGTGCATGGGTTTCTCACGCAATACGGCCTGCAGAACGAGATCCGCGTCAATATCGAGGCCAATCATGCGACGCTGGCGGGGCACTCGTTCCATCACGAGATCGCCACGGCGTTTGCACTCGGCATTTTCGGCAGCGTGGATGCCAACCGCGGTGATCCGCAAAACGGCTGGGACACGGACCAGTTTCCGAACAGCGTCGAGGAACTGACGCTCGCGCTTTATGAAATCCTCCGGCACGGCGGTTTTTCGACCGGCGGGATGAACTTCGACTCCAAGGTGCGGCGTCAGAGCGTCGATGCGGAAGACCTGTTCTTCGGGCATATCGGCGCGATCGACAACCTCGCGCTCGCGGTCGAGCGGGCTGCCGTGCTGATCCAAAACGACCGGCTCGAAAAGTTCAAGCGCGAGCGTTACGCCGGCTGGGAGACGGAGTTCGGCCGCAAAATCCTTTCTGGCGGCTATTCGCTGTCGGAGCTTGCTGGCGACGCGGTCGGCCGCGGGGTGAACCCGCAGCATGCGAGCGGCCAGCAGGAGCGGCTGGAAAACATCGTCAACCAGGCTGTCTACGGTCTGCGCTGA
- the xylB gene encoding xylulokinase: MFIGIDLGTSGVKAVLLDRDGRVRCTAAHALTVSRPQPRWSEQDPHDWWNATRAAVGDLLEQARAAGIGATQIEALGLTGQMHGATLLDAQGDVLRPAILWNDGRSDAECRELETAVPQLRTVAGNLAMPGFTAPKLLWVRKHEPEIFSRIAKVLLPKDYLRYCLTGGFATDPSDAAGTLWLDVAQRDYSSALLSACGLTREQMPEVFEGNRVTGTLKPELAREWGIGEIPVIAGGGDNAAGAVGVGIVKPKQAMLSLGTSGVYFAVSDGFLANPASAVHSFCHALPQTWHLMSVMLNAAGCLDFTAQLTGYADVAALLADAEAQARDRRPWFLPYLTGERTPHNNVNAKGVFYGLAPQTSRADLANATLEGVGFALLDGMDALHAAGLVPDDISVIGGGSRSAYWTQMLADIFGRPLTLRAGGEVGPALGAARLAHLALEPGAPLEAICPTPEILAVREPDMVRHAWYRNERRPTFHALYRALEPVFAADA; the protein is encoded by the coding sequence ATGTTCATCGGTATCGACCTCGGCACGTCAGGCGTCAAGGCCGTGCTACTCGACCGCGATGGCCGCGTACGCTGCACGGCGGCGCACGCGCTGACCGTCAGCCGGCCACAGCCGCGCTGGTCTGAACAGGATCCGCACGACTGGTGGAATGCCACCAGGGCGGCGGTGGGCGATCTGCTCGAACAGGCGCGCGCAGCCGGGATTGGCGCAACGCAGATCGAGGCACTGGGTCTGACGGGCCAGATGCACGGCGCAACGCTGCTCGACGCGCAAGGCGACGTATTGCGACCGGCGATTCTATGGAACGACGGACGTTCGGATGCCGAATGCCGCGAACTCGAAACAGCCGTGCCGCAACTTCGAACGGTGGCAGGAAATCTTGCCATGCCAGGGTTCACGGCGCCCAAACTGCTCTGGGTCCGCAAACACGAACCGGAGATTTTTTCCCGCATCGCCAAGGTGCTGCTGCCGAAAGACTATCTGCGCTATTGCCTGACCGGCGGCTTCGCCACCGATCCTTCCGATGCCGCAGGTACGCTCTGGCTCGACGTGGCGCAGCGCGACTATAGCAGCGCGTTGCTGTCCGCCTGCGGACTCACGCGTGAGCAGATGCCTGAAGTGTTCGAAGGCAATCGCGTGACGGGCACGCTCAAACCCGAACTCGCACGCGAGTGGGGAATCGGTGAAATTCCCGTGATCGCAGGTGGCGGCGACAACGCGGCCGGTGCCGTGGGCGTGGGTATCGTCAAGCCGAAGCAGGCGATGCTTTCGCTCGGCACATCCGGTGTGTATTTCGCGGTCTCCGACGGCTTCCTCGCCAACCCTGCGTCAGCAGTCCATAGCTTCTGTCATGCCTTGCCGCAGACCTGGCATCTGATGTCGGTGATGCTCAACGCTGCCGGTTGCCTCGATTTCACTGCACAACTGACGGGCTACGCCGATGTGGCCGCACTGCTCGCCGATGCCGAAGCTCAGGCACGCGACCGGCGGCCGTGGTTTCTGCCGTATCTGACCGGCGAGCGCACGCCGCACAACAACGTCAACGCGAAGGGTGTGTTCTATGGCCTCGCGCCGCAGACCAGCCGTGCGGATCTGGCGAACGCCACGCTCGAAGGCGTCGGCTTTGCCTTGCTCGACGGCATGGATGCACTGCACGCTGCCGGTCTCGTGCCTGACGATATTTCGGTGATCGGTGGCGGCTCGCGCAGCGCTTACTGGACCCAGATGCTGGCGGATATCTTCGGGCGTCCGCTGACCTTGCGTGCGGGCGGTGAGGTTGGGCCGGCGCTGGGCGCGGCACGGCTTGCGCATCTGGCGCTCGAACCTGGTGCGCCGCTTGAGGCTATCTGCCCGACGCCGGAAATTCTCGCCGTGCGTGAACCGGACATGGTGCGTCACGCGTGGTATCGCAATGAACGTCGTCCGACGTTTCATGCGCTGTACCGGGCACTTGAGCCCGTGTTTGCCGCAGACGCGTAG